Genomic DNA from Trichoderma asperellum chromosome 5, complete sequence:
ctgatctttttcttctttggcgttTTACAAGGAGCCACACAAAGTTTTACGAATGCGAGGAGACATAATATACCTGTATCTGGCTAGCCAACCGACGGCTGTTACGGATAAACATTATAATACCGCCCTTGGATGGCGTTGACACTGTCAATATATTATTTCCTGAAGCTAGTGGTGATTGAACGTGTAACTTGATTTTCTTGAGCAGAACGACATAATTAGTCCCTTAGTTGTCGGTTCATTCGTTTGCACCTTGGCTGATATTAACGTATCCTTGCAGTTAACTCGCTATCGCCTGCATCGCTTTCATCCAAGCATTGCTCATCGTCTGACATACACTCTTCCTTTGGTTCGGGCTCTGGAGTACCCATGCTGAGGCGCAGATGAGAAGATGCTAAATGCGATAAAAGATGGCCGTAGCAATGCTCTCGCTGGCTGAGTCTTACTCTTCGACTTGGCTCCAGAAGATTGTTTTCGGAGCGGTGTCTCCAaagctgtttttttatattgaGACGTGCTGTCAAATCAAGAGTGTCACTCGAGATGGCTACATCAAATAGAGAGAAACGCGTTAGTTTACAGTGAAGCCAATCAGCTATAATTACGTCTTAATACTCACATGTTCGCCTACCCTGGATATCCGTGGCCTTGCAAGGAGAGGCATTCTTACATTCATCTTGGCAGAATTCCTCTTCTGCACGCACTTGCTCGGAGGtcgctgcctctgctgtatGTGCTTTGCCCGGTCCGCCTTTCCTGATGAGGCTGCCAGATCGAGCCAGAGCAACAGCCTCGACGCCCTTGCCAGATACTTGCTGGATTATCAACTCCAATCGTTTAATCTCGGCTTTGTATCGAGCTTCTTGGGCTGACCACTCGGAAAAGAGGATCTTGCCGTTTTCCCgatcttcttgctgctttgcTCTCAGTTGGGCaacttccttctctttggtCGATAGCTTGTTTCGGAGCTTGCTGTATCCCTCGATGAGATGAAGCACATACGACGTATACTGCGGGTCCAAGACTGGTGGTGTCGGGGATACCATGATGATAGTTCGCAGCATATCTGCCATTCCGTCGACTGACGGAGTATTCTGCAGCCTGTCTGCTTCTCTGACGAGGATGTCGTTTGCAAAGTCAGCGGAAGGCTGATTAAAGCCGGCCAGGGGTCGCGGAGTGATCTTTAGAGCAGCTGCTTTGTGTGTGTCTTCATTGTCGTTTTGGCCGTAGTGAAGCAAAGGGGAAACTGGAGTGCGACATCGCTGTCCTGGTAGAAGTCGCATCCAGCTCGAGTCTCCCATACTGTGCTAGATTGTTGATGGGATTGTCTGTGGCATCGGTTGAGATAAGAAGCTTTGTTGGACAGTTCTGAAGTCGAGATAATGTGTGAGAAATAGCCGTTAGagagctttattttattttatttttttcggAAAACATCTGCAGTGATTATTGATATGTAGGATGGGACAATTAGAAAGTGAGTGTCGAGGAAGCAATAACTCTAAAGGAAAGCACCGTTCTGGCAAGCGGGTGATTCCGGCGGCTGGCCGTCAGCTTATGGAAGAAGTGAATCTAGGAAAACAAAGGGAGCTGCCAGAAATCCTGGTGAATTATTACCGTGCAATGCTTTGTCAACAGCGCTGGAGCTTTAATACTTATTGTTAGAGGCATATCTGCTCTGCTTTCCACTATCTAGACGGCATTTGATTCTTAGTGTATAGAGCGCGATAGGTGCTCTTCTGTAAGGTATTTTGAAACTTATAGAGGTGAAATTCAATTATACAATTTGTATCTGTTTATTACTTTGTAAATCGTCACCCTTACCCTTTACAGTGCATTATCACGCTTACATATCTCTACTGTTCAACCCCTTATCCAACTCACCAACGCGATAAAAAGAACTTGGTAGGCCAGAAGCCCAGTTTGATCATTCCAGCTTTGGGACTTCATTCACTGTTGGTAGTGGCCTGTGAACGCGTGAACGGGCATTGTGTCGATAGTAAGAACGAGTCGGAGACGTTGTTGGCATTTCGTGTCCAAGAGGAATATAGGGACTCGTAAATggatcctcttcctccatggCCGGTGGGAGCAAGAATGTGATGAACGGGTCACCCGAGCGTGGTATCTCCCTGAGTGATGCTGTTGAGTGGAGAGAAGGTTTTCTGCGGTGGGAAGGTTGACGGTTGATTGGCTTCGAGGATTTCAGCTCTTTGTTCGGTAGCGCTTCACGTTGCGAATATGGACGAGTGCGAGTCGTTTCTGGTTCAATCACTTGAGTATTTTTCGTATCTTCATCATAGTTCCCCAAGTCCGATTCTTCGCGGGAAGACTCTACTTCGCCTTTCGATCTGTCGTGAGCAATATCGCTGCGTCGATTTTTGCCAAGCCCTTCCCCAAGTCCGTGATTGTGTAGCGGAGAGTTGCTACCATCAGTGACGAGATTGAGGTCCCATAGATATGCCCATGCTCGATAGTGAAAACAGAATGTCGCAAACGGTGCCTCTACGGCATCGTGTAGAACCCACTCATAGTAAACAGCATCTTCAGGGTGTTCAAGAAGTCCTGTTGAGGGTGATCTGCCGTTTTCGATATTAGCATAAGCACATATACAGTTTTTTAGTCttatttttcctctcttATCTTCTCTGGATCTCATGAGTTGACATACGTTATGCcatactgctgctggtcaCGGTGTGGAACTGGTTGAGCAGTGCATCTTCGTCGACTCTTTGCCCGGAAAACTTGAACTTCGATAAAGCCTCCATCGTCAGCTACATCAACGGCATCAGGGCCaggagagaagcagaaagagcGAGACTCAATTCCGCTTCTTTTGAGCAGAGTTCCATTTTGCTTCAAGTGCCATCTGTCGCTTGGCTCGTAGAGGGCTCGACTGATTGTGCCCGATACGACACCGTGCTTGATTCCACAGCTCGTGATATGGCGGCCATTCATAAACACTTTGAAGAGGAGATAGCTTGAAGGCTCTGGACTACGATGGATATGGTATTGTACCCAGAACCGAGAGCCTGGCGTTGAAGGTATATAGACAGAAGCTCTCGGAGCTAGTTTTTGGATACGAGCCGAGTCCGGGTCATGAGTGCTTAcctcattttcttctgtCTGCGAATGTTCATCCAGAGATACAACGCGAAATGAAGAAGCGTCGGGGTGTGGAAACTCAGGCAATGACAGCGATTCTGGCTGAATGACGAGAGATAATTCAATACCTCGCAAGCAAGGCATATTTTCAAAATGAATAGAATACCCTCTAAAAGATAGTATTTATTAGACTGAGAAAGGGTTATGGAGGGGGGTGATGAGTGATGTATTTGTTGATGCTATAAACAAAGCTATCAGGACCTCAACTTTAATTTcataattttaaagaaaaaaaaatcagctgATATATACTAGAGGCCACATGGCAAGCCGCGACAAGGCAACCTGGTCAGTAAGGAAATGCTCAGCCAGCACGTACTATATATACTACAGAGTTAACAGCTGCATGGGGCTGGCAGAGATATTCAGCTCAGCAGTTTGCAGATCCCAAGTGCGTGAAATGAGAAAAGTGACCACCACATTACCTGGTGTATCAGTGTATTAGCCAGTTCCTCAGCTATAGAGATCGGCCACCAATTACTATATCACGCGCTCCCTCCTTTGAGTGAAAAATGCGTCGATATATGATACGGATCAGGTGCTGATATCAACCTCGGGTATAGACGGGCAGATGCCCGAGCCAATAACACATTGTAGTACTCAAAAGTCGAATATGCTCCCCGGTTTCGTCtgatttatatattttcaaCTTGCTGCGATATCTATGCGCATCAAGGGTGTGTATGTAGATACGTAGAAGAAAGTCGAAACTCCACCACGTCGCTTCAATCCGTCTATTGTCTTAGTTCCCCTGTCCAAGCACCGCTTTTGTGTCCTCCGTCTTCCCTAGAAGTCCCAAGTTCCGTATCTGGCTTGCGCTCGGCGCATTGTCTCGAGGGGTTGCTGATTGAGCTCGGGCATATGCGGCTTGCAACGCCAGCGCTCTCGCATGCTGTGTATCTCGTTAGCCGCGTCTCTCTCGCCCAGCATGGCTGCTCCCAAACACCAACCTCCTTCTTGTGGTGCAGGCACTCGTAGTAATCTTCTAGCACGGGCGAgcacttcttcttgcccgAGTCGTCTTCGGCTGAGGTGTTGACGACATAGCAGGCCATGACCTCCTGCCAGAACGGAAAGCAGCGGCCAACGCCTAGAAGCACAGTCAGTCAGTATCGAGAGATGCTGCTCGCCGTATCGGAGACCGTACCGCCGTGCATGCCATATCCTGAACTCATGATGTGCCGAGTGATGTGTGTTGCGACGCCCAGGGTCTGTCTGCCTTTTGCATCAACCAGTGATGGCAGTCAAGGTTCGGTGCATCGGGAATTAATGCTGCGTCTAGGCTCTAACAAAGGTACTTTACTTTGCACCCACTTTTGGTCAGATTTCAAGTACAGCAGATATACAACACACCCCCGTTACTAAAGTAGCCCCGCTACTTAGCTGGAATGCCCCCCATTGGCGAATCGAGACAGGACCGTCCCGCTAATTCAATAACACTTGCTGATGACAGCATCAAACAATGCCCATAGCGAGAGCGAGTCTCAGTCTACTGCCGCTGTCTGTGTCGCTAACAAGTTgctgtctttcttttcaaagGAGATTTCTTTCCTGTGATACACCGGCCTAAGGCCTGGACTATCCACAGCCTCATCTGTGGACAAACAGCTTCAGCATGAGCTCTACTCTCTCGCCAGGAAAGGTGCTGCTTCTCGCAGCACACTATGCCACGCATGCAGATATTGAGAGCTTGGCCCGCTTGTCCAGTCAGCAGGCCAAAGTGCTACACAAGGAGCTGTTGTTGAGGATCCTTCTTACATATCTTCCTGAAACTATAAAACCTTCTATCTATGTTCCTTTCTTACTCTCACTGGCTAGGGATAGTCTCGAGGAATACTCTGGGGGCGTGTTAGACACAGCTCCAGTTGAAGGCTTTTCAGAAGATGAGGTCTCTAAACGGGCAAGGAAGCTACATCTTCAACAGCTTACGTGCACTGACACACCCAGTCACATTCAAAATGATCCGATAAGCATATTTCTGATCCAGAGGTCATATAAGATGGACAGCGAAACTGGGCTTTTATCACAGGTTCTCAGTCTACTTACTCCCTTTTTATCTCACTCATCAGAACTTCGCTCTTGGATTACGTCAACTGTGGTTCCTTATGTACGAAGAAACGTGGAATATTATACCGATGAGAGCCCGCCATATTCTCTTCTCGAATTCCAGAAGCTCCCGGACCCAGCTGCCGTACTATACTTGCTTTCCCGGACTGGCAGCCGTGAAGGGGAGAAAGGTCTCATTGGCCGTGATATCAGAGGGCTGGTCGGGCCATGGCTTCAGGGGAATAATCGTTGGACCTCAAAAGCaaccgacgacgacaatCACAACGCCAGCGACGCCGTCTTCTCTGTTGGTTGGGAGCAGTTTCTAGAATGGCTCACTGATCAAGCAGTCACTTCATGgactgttgctgttggtgcAATTGAGCAGTGGGGAGGACCAAAAGATTTGGATTTGGGAGAAACGGCCAGTTCAGAACTTACGGAATCTCAGTTTCAGTATTTGCTCCAAGGGTATGCACGAGCGGCTCTTGCATCCGCATATTTAATTTCCGAATCTACGGTAGAGGCGTTACCTGGCGCCTATCAAATTACGAACCGTGTGAGGTCATTACTTGACTATGATGATATCTCTCCAACCCTCGACATGGCAGTTTCTAGGCTGCCTATCATGTCTGATTTCGATGCATCGTCATTCCTTGGCATGAAAACTGCGACCTATATGAGAAATGATCTgctcaaagagaagaacCCGTTAACTTCTCCCACAGAGGCAGCAATGACCCTATTATTGGCTTTGATAATGAGTGCTTCTATTTGTACTGGCCTAGGAGTGCCTTACTCCGTTAGAAAAGCCGGAGATTTGGCCTTTATTCAGGATCAGCGGGAGCAAAAAGGCGAGATTGCCAAACTCATTCGAAGTGCGTCTACTCGAATTCAAGGCGACGAAGATAGATACTGGTCACAAGTGAGAGACAAGGTTCTATGGTTGAACACTTGGGGTATCAGTAGAGATCAGCCTGTCAATCCTGAAGCCATCAGGGGTATCGCTGGGACAGTGTCTACGGAATTTATCGAAACTGAGATACTCAAAGCTCTCCTTTCTAACTCACGTACGATATCCCTTACTTATCGATCGTCTTTTACGCTGCTGACTTATAATAGGTTACGCTCTTGCTAAGAGCATCTACGAGGACAATCCCAACAAGCCCCTTGCCGCAGAAATAATACAGGACACAGTATATCAAGCGGCACTGCGCGCCTTTGACAATGCTTCCAACCCGAATCGGTCAAGGGGAGGGCTCAAGAAATGTGATGAAATGTAAGATTCTATGGCGTTGTTCATCTCCCATTCTGACCATTTCACTAACACCCTCCCAAGCATCCATTCGTTCCCAGCGACATTGGACAAGACACATCCAGCTACCAAGCGTGTGGAGGCCTTGTTACGATGCACGCATGCCTTGAGTGATTATCGACTTACGCTCAAGCAAGGAGAACCATTTAAGCCCGTAGTCCTTCGGGTGCACTCTGATCCAATATCCATTATCGACAAAGTCCTTGAGCAAAACCCAAAGGCATACACACGTCTCCCCGAGTTTCTGGAAATGGCTGCCAACATGGTCCGCGCCGGTATAACGCAGCAAGCCCGCTCCGTCAAATTCGATTCAGAAACAGGAGACAATAGCAAAGAGCTACATCGTGCAGAAAAGCTGATTATTGCTTCATGCGTAGAAGCCGCGCTAAGAGAGAATGATTTTGAAACGGCTTACTCCTACGTTGTTAGTCGTCTGGAATCATCTAGCTCTGATGGAAACCAAGCACGCCggaaagaagatcaagaCGATTGGTCTTGGAAGGCAGCTCTAAAAGCAGGGCAGTATATCCGAACTGAGAGAACTTTGCTGCCAACGCACCTGGGTATTGCGAGTGGCAACCCCGAGATCCGTCACCTAGAGCAGCGTATAGAGTGTCTCGCAACTGCGCTGCGTGTCGCACCCACCTCTCAGCTTCAGGAAATCCTCAAAACTTTCCGACGGTGTGAAGAGCAGTTAGATTCCGCCATTAACgaggaggctgctgcggaaGCTTCCTGGGCCGGTGTTGGAGAAGTTCCCGGCGCGTTTGAATCACAAGCTCCACAGAATCTACAGCCAGCAAGGAACATGACGGCTACGGCTGCCTCAAGGCAGGCAGAAGACGCACCAATGTCCCTTTTCGATCTCTCGCGGGCAACCGCCAGCGTGGCATCGCGAAATTTTACCAAACTGTCCAGTCTATCATCCCTCGCGACCTCCAGAACACCGACttcaccatctccatctgaGGAGACGCCGCAGCGGGTGAGGAAGAGGGACCAGCTCAGAGAAGCAGCCACTGGCACGCTTGTTTCTGGAGTTGGTTGGCTGATAGGGGCAAATGTCAATCGAGAAGCGACTGAGACTTAAAAAATGATGAtattcttaaaaaataatgatATTGAGAATCTTTGCGGACGATATCCTAAGACTAGATTGCCCTTGGTTTTACTTGGACGATGAACAGGAGCTGCCTTGGCAGAAATAGATAATATGGCAAATGAGTTTTTTGGACTAAGCAGCATCCAGTCAAATGGAATTTCTACCGCAGTGGATTCCAACGAGCTTCAGCTTCCAAGTCATCGAACGTGGTATTCCGGATGATAGAACAAGTGAATGCAAGGCGGTGTAATCGGATGATAGAGTGAAGCTTCAGGTGCAAAAAAGGCGAGAGCCACGGACTGTGTAGCTGAGGCCTTCGTCGGACAATCCTCATCACACTACATAAGGGCTCGGTAATGTCGAAACGGGGACGTTTGATAAGCGCCCATGTACCAAACTATCGTCTGTCGCATTCGGAGCTCGATTTACCGAGTAATATATGACCATTACAAGAACATGTCTAATCAGTCCTATGCTCAATTAGTACCTAAGCTGAGTAAGTTGGAAATCTAGCGCGCAGTAGGCAGTTAGAAAtgaaagcaagcataagaaAGAAATGTTTAATAGTCGTTTGCAAGTTCGTCGAGAATTTCGCAATTTCAGTATTCCAGGATGTCTTGGCTGGTACGATGTGCGTGACCTATGCAGTGtagcaaaaagaaatggcGAGACATGGTTGAAAAGGATGTGTGATCGAGGGAAGCCATCTACCGAGCTCAAAGATGGGCAAAACATCCGGGAATCGGGTTTAAAAAGTTGCGTGCACAAGGCCTTACTAGACAGTTGACAATAACTGTATTTTTGTTGTATCAAAAGGACGAAAGAACGAGATTATTACGGCGAGAATTGGTGGAATTTGCTGGCTGGCGTAGAAATGACAAAAAGTTTACACGGTGGCTACTGGCTTCATCAGGTGGCAGTTAGCAGTCTCATGGCGTAGCGTGTTCATTATCGGCTGGTATTAATCTGAATCCGAATTTGTTGCTCGTCGACCTCAGGCCTTATTGACAAACGGTACAAATGGCTGCAGAGCATGGTCGTAACATCTGAAGCACGACCGAATTTATTGGTTCCATTAGGGTCACTTCGTCAGGAAAGGAAATCAGAGCTCCTAGGTTGATATTGCTGGGCTGTGGCGTTGTTAAAACGGTATCAAAATGTTGGTTTGTTTAAGTAGCGCAAGGTGACGAGTGATGAAGTGTTTGATTCTGCAAAGATCCGGAAGCTGCCCATAAACGCAACTCTGTAGCCGCAAGACCGACCAGCAtgaaaattttaaatatccGCGACGACGGCCGAAAACCCGATATTGTTTCCCCTCCCTTAGCAGTCGCATATCGCACGAAACTCCTAATTGAGTAGATTCTGACGAAGAGATCCACAGCTGTCCACGGATGTCGATTGACAACTGCGGGCATGAcaagtaaaataaagtaaaataaaaaacacaaggaaaaaaaaacggaaaaatagaaaaagcaGCAACAGGCAGTCCATTAATGTCAAAAGACGTTTTGCGCCAAAGATCGATAAAGGGCAATCAGAAACGGCGGGCGTTATCAGTGCATAGCCGACTCAGGGCCTGGGAAAATTAGCAAACATCACTCAAAAACATTGCTTAGTATCGGCTCGAACCTCCATACGACTCGCGTGCCTCAGGTCGTGAGGCAGATTCGGCGTATGCCGGGCCACTGCTGGCGGCTGGCTCGCGAGATCGGCCACCGTCACGGTCACCGGTACGCTCATATCGATCGCGGTCATATccaccgccgctgctgttgccgccaCGAGCGCCGTAGCGATCGCCTCGGTCACCACGGTCACCACGGTCTTCGCGCGAGTTGTTGTAGCGTTCGCGGCCATAGTTGTCATCGCGGTCGCGGCGCTCATAGTTGCGCTCATAGTCTCGTCCACCTGCGTAGTTACGGTCATCATATCGTCGATCATCTCGGTAGTTGCGGTCATAGCCTCCTCCACGGTCCTCATATCGTCTCTCATATCCGCGGTCGTAGTTGCGGTCGTAGCCTCTCTCATTGCCACGGTATCGGTAGTCATCACGATAACCGCCGCCTCCGTAACCGCCACGTCGGCGGTCATCAAAGCGAGAGCGGGGGTCTAGATTAAAAATGTCAGTATCACAGGTGGATTTCATTCGTATCTGAAGGCATTGTCTGAACATACCTCTCTTCGGAGGACCGAAGTACTTGCCGGGCGTGGGCGTACGAGGACGAGCGCGGCGGGCCTTTTCGATGCTCATAGTGCGGCCTTCGATGACCTCACCCTGGAGGCCTTCCTTGGCGGCCTCAGCTTGTTCGGAGGTGACCATCTTGACAAATCCGAATCCACGAGATTCTTTGGTGTGAGGGTCTCGCATGATTTGGCACTTCTCAACCTCACCATACTTTTCAAACATCTTGGAGACCTCAGCCTCAGACAGACGAGGATGGATACCGGTGACAAAGAGGTTGGAACCGGGGTTAAtggcaccatcatcatcctccttgGGGGCAGGTGCATCCTTGACGTTGCTGCAATTCGGTTAACGTTAACAGTGCGACAAAGAGGCGAGAAGAGTCATCAGGCTTACACATCAGGATTTCCGGTGGGAGACATGGATCGGCGACGGCTGCCTGCGTCGTCGCGCGCCGGACGAGGAGAAGCGCTTCTGTTGTCACGCTCGTAACGAGGAGGCTCGTCTAGTGAAGTTCGTAAAGCGTTAGCGGAGGCCCAATGAATCAAAGGCACGCGGCACAAACGCGTCGACGTCAGTCGTCGCCATggccatcgtcgtcatcagaaCCAAGGAGGACAAACCATCGTAACGATCGCCGTTGGCGGCCTCGTAATCCATTGAAGTAGTCGCCATGTTTGCCAGATGACCAGAGATGGGGAAAAGTGAGCAGCCGACGAAATCTGATGGAATTGGGTGATGGTTTGGCAGTTTCGCTTCTGCTTGGCGAGGGTAGAAGGGAAGGCTGGAAAAAAAACTTGGTAGCACAGGGAAAAGATGTACTGTGACAGAGAAAGCCGATGATTAGGCGGGTTGGGCGGGAGGGCGAGAGCACAACAGCAGCTGAACAACGCCCGGAGCTGGTTTTTCAGGTGGGATTTTggacaaaagaaaacgatTTCAGGTGCTTCGTTGCCGGCTGTGGCTTGGGTTTTGTAAAGGAAGGGATGAGCTGCatgcgagaagctgctgcgagaAGGCGGCCTATCCAAGGCCAGTGTCAGCTCGAGGCTCTGAGGCTACTGTGAAGCATGGGCCAGGCGAGTGGCGACTTTGGTACctggtacggagtacaaagAACTgcaggtactactactactaccatgTACTAGCGCAGCCGCCTTCACCACAACATGGAACCGTGCTGCCTTTCTTTATGCTATTGTAGCTCTGAATTTTGACAAGCACCTTCAATTGGTAATAGACATTGATGCTAATTGAAATTGGCACACATACGTAGTATTTCTGTGTCGAGCTAGGAGGCATGCATTGCACATCAACCAATGCAACTGGACATCTTGTAGCATTCCAACTTGCAACATCTGGTCCTGTCAGATTTGATCCGCTAAGGCGGTACACCTAATTCTATCTTGGccatatatacttattttcCATCTCGTACTTCGGTCCCCGATATCCAAGCTTGAAGAAAGTAACGGATCTTTATAGTGAGTGCTTTGTATCTTGTGGAGATGTTGGAGAACAAACAAAGCAGCGACTGGTTTCTTCACTGAAAGACAGTGGCGACAGGAATGATCAAAGGTTCTTAGTGAGGTTCCACGGTGTATTGAAGTTCCTTCTCAGCCTATCCAAAATCACAAACATCACCAAACATCCTCTGGGTGAACTTCGTGCTTCTCGCCGTCATCTCTAACATGCTCGTGCTTTGTATCT
This window encodes:
- a CDS encoding uncharacterized protein (EggNog:ENOG41); the encoded protein is MGDSSWMRLLPGQRCRTPVSPLLHYGQNDNEDTHKAAALKITPRPLAGFNQPSADFANDILVREADRLQNTPSVDGMADMLRTIIMVSPTPPVLDPQYTSYVLHLIEGYSKLRNKLSTKEKEVAQLRAKQQEDRENGKILFSEWSAQEARYKAEIKRLELIIQQVSGKGVEAVALARSGSLIRKGGPGKAHTAEAATSEQVRAEEEFCQDECKNASPCKATDIQGRRTSISSDTLDLTARLNIKKQLWRHRSENNLLEPSRRVRLSQREHCYGHLLSHLASSHLRLSMGTPEPEPKEECMSDDEQCLDESDAGDSELTARIR
- a CDS encoding uncharacterized protein (EggNog:ENOG41) produces the protein MPCLRGIELSLVIQPESLSLPEFPHPDASSFRVVSLDEHSQTEENEVSTHDPDSARIQKLAPRASVYIPSTPGSRFWVQYHIHRSPEPSSYLLFKVFMNGRHITSCGIKHGVVSGTISRALYEPSDRWHLKQNGTLLKRSGIESRSFCFSPGPDAVDVADDGGFIEVQVFRAKSRRRCTAQPVPHRDQQQYGITSPSTGLLEHPEDAVYYEWVLHDAVEAPFATFCFHYRAWAYLWDLNLVTDGSNSPLHNHGLGEGLGKNRRSDIAHDRSKGEVESSREESDLGNYDEDTKNTQVIEPETTRTRPYSQREALPNKELKSSKPINRQPSHRRKPSLHSTASLREIPRSGDPFITFLLPPAMEEEDPFTSPYIPLGHEMPTTSPTRSYYRHNARSRVHRPLPTVNEVPKLE
- a CDS encoding uncharacterized protein (BUSCO:EOG092D2MTA~TransMembrane:1 (o388-408i)) is translated as MSSTLSPGKVLLLAAHYATHADIESLARLSSQQAKVLHKELLLRILLTYLPETIKPSIYVPFLLSLARDSLEEYSGGVLDTAPVEGFSEDEVSKRARKLHLQQLTCTDTPSHIQNDPISIFLIQRSYKMDSETGLLSQVLSLLTPFLSHSSELRSWITSTVVPYVRRNVEYYTDESPPYSLLEFQKLPDPAAVLYLLSRTGSREGEKGLIGRDIRGLVGPWLQGNNRWTSKATDDDNHNASDAVFSVGWEQFLEWLTDQAVTSWTVAVGAIEQWGGPKDLDLGETASSELTESQFQYLLQGYARAALASAYLISESTVEALPGAYQITNRVRSLLDYDDISPTLDMAVSRLPIMSDFDASSFLGMKTATYMRNDLLKEKNPLTSPTEAAMTLLLALIMSASICTGLGVPYSVRKAGDLAFIQDQREQKGEIAKLIRSASTRIQGDEDRYWSQVRDKVLWLNTWGISRDQPVNPEAIRGIAGTVSTEFIETEILKALLSNSRYALAKSIYEDNPNKPLAAEIIQDTVYQAALRAFDNASNPNRSRGGLKKCDEIIHSFPATLDKTHPATKRVEALLRCTHALSDYRLTLKQGEPFKPVVLRVHSDPISIIDKVLEQNPKAYTRLPEFLEMAANMVRAGITQQARSVKFDSETGDNSKELHRAEKLIIASCVEAALRENDFETAYSYVVSRLESSSSDGNQARRKEDQDDWSWKAALKAGQYIRTERTLLPTHLGIASGNPEIRHLEQRIECLATALRVAPTSQLQEILKTFRRCEEQLDSAINEEAAAEASWAGVGEVPGAFESQAPQNLQPARNMTATAASRQAEDAPMSLFDLSRATASVASRNFTKLSSLSSLATSRTPTSPSPSEETPQRVRKRDQLREAATGTLVSGVGWLIGANVNREATET